A section of the Sphingomonas ginsenosidivorax genome encodes:
- a CDS encoding ArsC family reductase, which yields MTSTLYGIRNCDTMKKARAWLDAHGVDYAFHDYKVAGIDAARLADWIGRVGWEVLLNRAGTTFRKLPEADRADLHAAKATALMLAQPSMIKRPVLDTGNALLVGFKPERYEAAELTR from the coding sequence ATGACCTCTACCCTCTACGGAATCCGCAACTGCGACACGATGAAGAAGGCCCGCGCGTGGCTCGACGCGCACGGGGTCGACTACGCGTTCCACGACTACAAGGTCGCAGGCATCGACGCCGCCCGGCTCGCCGACTGGATCGGCCGTGTCGGCTGGGAGGTCCTGCTCAACCGCGCGGGCACGACGTTCCGCAAACTGCCCGAGGCGGATCGCGCCGATCTCCATGCGGCGAAAGCCACCGCGCTGATGCTGGCGCAGCCCTCGATGATCAAGCGCCCGGTGCTCGATACCGGCAACGCGCTGCTGGTCGGGTTCAAGCCCGAGCGCTATGAGGCCGCAGAGCTTACCCGCTGA
- a CDS encoding NAD(+) synthase → MSEHPFYAIHRHGLIRVAAATPLGSVGDTAFNAEQTIALAVDADAKGVDLLVFPELNLSSYAIDDLHLQSAQQRAADEALGAVAAATVELRTVLLVGVALPRNGRLYNCAVAVARGEILGVVPKTFLPNYREYYEKRWFASGAGLTGLSIDVAGRSVPFGADLVFAARDRPGFVVHAEICEDYWAPTPPSTAGALAGALICCNLSASNIVVGKARERAMLCAAQSARGVCAYVYSAAGPGESTTEVAWDGQGMIHELGELIAESTRFAPEPGLVVADVDVERIAQERMRFGTFNDAARAAGDPETRFRRISFEQAAPVADIGLERAIRRFPFVPNTPEKRDADCYEAFNIQVEALAKRFVASRSETLVIGVSGGLDSTHALIVAAKAMDRLGRPRTDILGFTMPGFATGDASKANAWALMRALGITAEEIDIRPAAERMLANMGHPYGRGERVYDVTFENVQAGLRTDYLFRLANQRRGIVVGTGDLSEMALGWCTYGVGDQMSHYAVNAGVPKTLIQFLIRWCIRTDQYDAATDAILTAILDQEISPELVPVGADGAMQSTESMVGPYALNDFFAHYVIRHGLAPSKIAFLAWHAWRDVDAGRWPEDFPAAARVAYDLPTIRHWLEKFLVRFFATSQFKRSAMPNGPKVSAGGSLSPRGDWRAPSDGTADVWLRELRAGVP, encoded by the coding sequence ATGAGCGAGCACCCCTTCTACGCGATCCATCGCCACGGCCTGATCCGCGTTGCCGCGGCAACGCCCCTGGGGTCGGTCGGCGATACCGCGTTCAATGCCGAGCAGACCATCGCGCTTGCCGTGGACGCGGATGCCAAGGGCGTCGACCTCCTGGTGTTTCCCGAGCTCAACCTCAGCTCCTATGCGATCGACGACCTGCACCTGCAGAGCGCGCAGCAGCGCGCGGCGGACGAGGCGCTGGGCGCGGTGGCGGCGGCGACCGTAGAGCTGCGGACGGTGCTGCTCGTCGGCGTCGCGCTGCCGCGCAACGGGCGGCTGTACAATTGCGCGGTCGCGGTTGCGCGCGGGGAAATCCTCGGCGTGGTGCCCAAGACGTTCCTGCCCAACTACCGCGAATATTACGAGAAGCGCTGGTTCGCGAGTGGCGCGGGACTGACCGGACTGTCGATCGACGTCGCGGGGCGGAGCGTACCGTTCGGGGCCGACCTGGTGTTTGCCGCGCGCGACCGGCCGGGCTTCGTGGTCCATGCCGAGATTTGCGAGGATTACTGGGCCCCTACCCCGCCCTCGACCGCGGGCGCGCTGGCGGGTGCGCTGATCTGCTGCAACCTGTCGGCGTCTAACATCGTCGTCGGCAAGGCGCGCGAGCGGGCGATGCTGTGCGCGGCGCAGAGCGCGCGGGGCGTGTGCGCGTACGTCTATTCGGCGGCGGGGCCCGGCGAGAGCACCACCGAGGTGGCGTGGGACGGCCAAGGCATGATCCACGAACTGGGCGAGCTGATCGCCGAATCGACGCGGTTCGCACCCGAGCCCGGCCTCGTCGTCGCCGATGTCGACGTCGAGCGGATCGCACAGGAGCGGATGCGGTTCGGCACGTTCAACGACGCCGCGCGCGCGGCTGGCGATCCCGAGACGCGGTTCCGGCGGATCTCCTTCGAGCAGGCCGCGCCGGTCGCGGATATCGGGCTCGAGCGCGCCATCCGCCGCTTCCCGTTCGTGCCCAACACGCCCGAGAAGCGCGACGCGGACTGTTACGAGGCGTTCAACATCCAGGTCGAGGCACTGGCCAAGCGCTTCGTCGCGTCGCGCAGCGAGACGCTGGTGATCGGGGTGTCGGGCGGGCTCGATTCGACGCATGCGCTGATCGTCGCGGCGAAGGCGATGGACCGGCTGGGTCGGCCGCGGACCGATATCCTGGGGTTCACGATGCCCGGATTCGCGACCGGCGATGCGAGCAAGGCGAACGCCTGGGCGCTGATGCGCGCGCTGGGGATTACCGCCGAGGAGATCGACATCCGTCCCGCCGCCGAGCGGATGCTGGCAAACATGGGCCACCCTTACGGCCGCGGCGAGCGGGTGTACGATGTGACGTTCGAGAATGTGCAGGCGGGGCTGCGGACCGACTACCTGTTCCGGCTGGCCAACCAGCGGCGCGGGATCGTGGTCGGGACGGGCGACCTGAGCGAGATGGCGCTGGGCTGGTGTACCTACGGCGTCGGCGACCAGATGAGTCATTACGCGGTCAATGCGGGCGTGCCCAAGACGCTGATCCAGTTCCTGATCCGCTGGTGCATCCGGACCGACCAGTATGATGCGGCGACCGATGCGATCCTGACCGCGATTCTGGACCAGGAGATTTCGCCCGAGCTGGTGCCCGTGGGCGCGGACGGGGCGATGCAGAGCACCGAGTCGATGGTCGGGCCCTACGCGCTCAACGACTTCTTCGCGCATTACGTGATCCGCCATGGGCTGGCGCCGTCGAAGATCGCGTTTCTGGCGTGGCATGCGTGGCGCGATGTCGACGCGGGGCGCTGGCCGGAGGATTTCCCGGCCGCGGCGCGCGTGGCGTACGATTTGCCGACGATTCGGCACTGGCTGGAGAAGTTCCTCGTCCGGTTCTTCGCGACGAGCCAGTTCAAGCGGTCGGCGATGCCCAATGGGCCGAAAGTGTCGGCAGGCGGGTCGCTGTCCCCGCGCGGCGACTGGCGCGCGCCATCGGACGGGACCGCGGACGTATGGCTGCGCGAATTGCGGGCGGGGGTGCCCTAG
- a CDS encoding CDP-alcohol phosphatidyltransferase family protein yields MPFAIARGISANAVSGAGLCLGAAAALAWAQWHDWRFAVLGLLLSMGWLIADGLDGMVARATGSASPFGRMLDGLVDHGVFAMIYVALAITVGTAEGWVLAFAAGGAHAVQSSLYEGERARFHRRVKGVAIAAPAVPTGNALVRLYDSFATSIDSVAMPFERMLGQASDPVACGARYGERATPPLRLLSLLTANVRVAAIFVACFAGNPRIFWWFEIVALTIVAIIGLVWHRRVERAFVQSTPRPKAASRMHLS; encoded by the coding sequence GTGCCTTTCGCCATCGCGCGCGGGATTTCCGCGAACGCGGTGTCGGGTGCCGGCCTGTGCCTGGGGGCGGCCGCGGCGCTGGCCTGGGCGCAGTGGCACGACTGGCGGTTCGCGGTCCTCGGGTTGCTGCTGTCGATGGGGTGGCTGATCGCCGACGGGCTGGACGGCATGGTCGCGCGCGCGACGGGCAGCGCGAGCCCGTTCGGACGGATGCTCGACGGGCTGGTCGACCACGGCGTGTTCGCGATGATCTATGTCGCGCTCGCGATCACCGTCGGCACGGCCGAGGGCTGGGTCCTCGCCTTTGCCGCGGGCGGCGCGCATGCGGTGCAGTCGAGCCTGTACGAGGGCGAGCGCGCGCGCTTCCACCGCCGCGTCAAGGGCGTCGCGATCGCCGCGCCGGCAGTGCCCACGGGTAACGCGCTGGTCCGCCTCTACGACAGCTTCGCGACCAGCATCGACAGCGTCGCGATGCCGTTCGAGCGGATGCTCGGCCAGGCCAGCGATCCGGTCGCGTGCGGCGCGCGCTATGGCGAGCGCGCGACGCCGCCGTTGCGGCTGTTGTCGCTGCTGACCGCGAACGTCCGCGTCGCTGCCATCTTCGTGGCGTGTTTCGCGGGTAATCCGCGCATCTTCTGGTGGTTCGAGATCGTCGCTCTGACGATCGTCGCCATTATCGGGCTCGTCTGGCACCGCCGTGTCGAACGCGCCTTCGTCCAATCCACGCCGCGTCCCAAAGCCGCGTCGCGCATGCACTTATCGTAA